One segment of Pyrococcus sp. ST04 DNA contains the following:
- a CDS encoding RNA ligase partner protein: MIRFVLDTSIFVNPDVRKKFGDNPTEAMKAFLDYAEKLFGKVEFYMPPGIYREVMHFIEEEEVSPELELYIIKKPPNVHDIKIPAFVVYELIEDIRRRVDKGLRVAEKAVRESVLDTENVDKIIQKLRRNYRKALREGILDSKEDFELILLAKELDGIIVSADVGILTWAEKMGIKWVDAFKFKEVLDELVEKFSSGKEAKLRK; encoded by the coding sequence ATGATACGCTTTGTTCTCGATACGAGCATTTTCGTAAACCCTGACGTGCGAAAAAAGTTTGGGGATAACCCAACTGAAGCAATGAAGGCTTTCCTAGACTATGCAGAGAAGCTCTTCGGGAAAGTTGAATTCTACATGCCACCAGGGATATACAGAGAGGTTATGCACTTCATTGAAGAGGAAGAAGTGTCACCCGAGCTGGAACTTTATATCATAAAAAAGCCGCCAAACGTCCATGATATAAAGATTCCAGCGTTTGTTGTTTACGAGCTGATAGAAGACATAAGAAGGAGGGTTGACAAAGGCCTCAGAGTTGCCGAAAAGGCAGTTAGGGAAAGCGTACTCGACACTGAAAACGTTGACAAAATAATTCAAAAGCTAAGAAGGAATTACAGAAAAGCCTTAAGAGAAGGGATCCTAGACAGCAAGGAGGATTTTGAACTGATTCTCCTAGCAAAAGAATTGGATGGAATAATAGTATCTGCAGACGTTGGGATTTTGACATGGGCAGAGAAGATGGGAATAAAGTGGGTTGACGCATTCAAATTCAAAGAAGTTCTTGATGAGTTGGTAGAAAAGTTTAGTAGCGGAAAAGAAGCCAAACTTAGGAAATAA
- a CDS encoding CDC48 family AAA ATPase has translation MSERKEVKLKVASAYQRDVGRGIVRLDRKTMRELGISPGDVVEIIGTKNTAAVAWPAYPEDEGLGIIRMDGTIRKNAGVGLGDEVIVRKAEVREAKKVTLAPTEPVRFGRDFVEWLHERLIGRPVVRGDYIRVGVLGQELTFVVTATQPSGVVQITEFTDFNISEKPVKEVEKRMTTGVTYEDIGGLHDVIEKIREMIELPLKHPELFEKLGIEPPKGVLLYGPPGTGKTLLAKAVANEANAYFIAINGPEIMSKYYGESEERLREVFKEAEENAPAIIFIDEIDAIAPKRSEVTGEVEKRVVAQLLALMDGLKSRGKVIVIGATNRPDAIDPALRRPGRFDREIEVGVPDKQGRKEILQIHTRGMPIEPDFRKVDVLRVLNDIKKEGKYKNIIDDAIKKVDLARDEEEIKKVLRDISTELYAEVKARLIDQLLEELAEVTHGFVGADLAALAREAAMAALRRLIREGKIDFEAESIPREVLEELKVTRKDFYEALKMVEPSALREVLIEVPNVHWDDIGGLEDVKQELREAVEWPLKYPEAFRAYGITPPKGILLYGPPGTGKTLLAKAVATESEANFIAVRGPEILSKWVGESEKNIREIFRKARQAAPTVIFIDEIDAIAPRRGTDVNRVTDRIINQLLTEMDGLVENSGVVVIAATNRPDIIDPALLRPGRFDRLILVPAPDEKARLEIFKVHTRNMPLAEDVSLEELAKKTEGYTGADIAAVCREAAMIAMRRALEQGVLKEGMKAEEIRRIAKVTMKDFEEALKKIGPSVSKETMEYYRRIQEQFKQARG, from the coding sequence ATGAGCGAGAGAAAGGAGGTCAAGCTTAAGGTTGCTTCCGCTTATCAAAGGGATGTTGGTAGAGGTATAGTTAGGTTAGACAGAAAAACAATGAGAGAGCTTGGCATCTCACCCGGCGATGTAGTAGAGATCATTGGAACCAAGAACACCGCGGCGGTTGCATGGCCAGCCTATCCAGAAGACGAAGGGCTGGGTATAATCAGAATGGATGGAACCATAAGAAAGAATGCTGGAGTTGGCCTTGGAGATGAGGTAATAGTCAGGAAAGCAGAAGTTAGAGAAGCTAAGAAAGTAACTTTGGCTCCAACAGAGCCAGTAAGGTTCGGTAGGGACTTCGTGGAGTGGCTACATGAGAGGCTAATAGGCAGGCCAGTAGTTAGGGGAGACTACATCAGAGTGGGAGTACTTGGCCAGGAGCTAACATTTGTAGTTACAGCGACTCAGCCAAGCGGAGTAGTGCAGATCACGGAGTTCACTGACTTCAACATAAGTGAGAAGCCAGTAAAGGAAGTCGAGAAGAGAATGACAACTGGCGTGACTTATGAGGACATTGGTGGCCTACACGATGTCATAGAGAAGATCAGAGAGATGATAGAATTACCCCTTAAACACCCAGAGCTCTTTGAAAAGCTAGGTATTGAGCCTCCTAAGGGTGTTTTGTTGTATGGTCCGCCTGGAACTGGGAAAACGTTACTGGCCAAGGCCGTTGCTAATGAGGCTAACGCCTACTTCATAGCAATCAACGGTCCAGAAATAATGAGCAAATACTACGGAGAAAGCGAAGAGAGGCTCAGGGAAGTATTCAAGGAGGCTGAGGAGAATGCCCCGGCAATAATATTCATCGATGAAATCGACGCAATAGCTCCAAAGAGAAGCGAAGTTACTGGAGAGGTCGAGAAAAGAGTCGTTGCTCAGTTACTTGCCTTGATGGATGGGCTAAAGAGCAGGGGCAAGGTCATTGTCATAGGAGCTACCAACAGGCCTGATGCTATTGATCCGGCTTTGAGGAGGCCGGGTAGGTTTGATAGGGAGATTGAGGTCGGTGTTCCAGACAAGCAAGGAAGAAAAGAAATCCTACAAATCCACACAAGAGGAATGCCAATAGAACCAGACTTCAGAAAGGTTGATGTCCTTAGGGTGCTTAATGACATTAAGAAGGAGGGCAAGTACAAGAATATCATCGATGATGCAATAAAGAAGGTGGATCTTGCTAGAGATGAAGAGGAGATCAAGAAAGTGCTTAGGGACATCAGCACTGAGCTCTATGCCGAGGTTAAGGCAAGATTAATTGACCAGCTCCTAGAAGAGCTTGCCGAGGTCACCCATGGTTTCGTTGGTGCTGATCTCGCCGCTCTTGCAAGAGAGGCAGCAATGGCGGCCCTAAGAAGGCTTATCAGGGAGGGTAAGATTGACTTCGAGGCAGAGAGCATCCCAAGAGAGGTACTTGAGGAGCTCAAGGTTACCAGAAAGGACTTTTATGAGGCTTTGAAGATGGTTGAGCCTTCTGCTTTGAGGGAGGTGCTTATTGAGGTGCCTAATGTCCACTGGGATGACATTGGCGGCCTAGAAGACGTAAAACAAGAACTAAGAGAAGCAGTAGAATGGCCTCTCAAGTATCCAGAGGCATTCAGAGCCTATGGAATAACGCCACCTAAGGGAATCCTGCTCTACGGTCCACCAGGAACAGGAAAAACACTACTGGCTAAGGCCGTTGCTACCGAGAGCGAGGCAAACTTCATAGCCGTCAGAGGGCCGGAGATACTCAGCAAATGGGTTGGTGAAAGTGAGAAGAACATCAGAGAGATATTCAGGAAGGCAAGACAGGCCGCACCAACCGTGATATTCATAGACGAGATTGATGCAATAGCCCCAAGAAGAGGAACAGACGTCAACAGGGTAACTGACAGGATAATTAACCAGCTCCTTACGGAAATGGACGGTCTAGTTGAGAACAGTGGTGTAGTAGTTATAGCAGCAACCAACAGACCAGACATAATAGATCCGGCATTGCTGAGACCGGGCAGGTTTGACAGGCTGATACTTGTGCCTGCACCGGACGAGAAGGCAAGACTAGAGATATTCAAGGTCCACACGAGAAACATGCCACTGGCAGAAGACGTTAGCCTCGAGGAGCTTGCAAAGAAGACTGAGGGCTACACGGGAGCTGACATAGCTGCTGTCTGTAGGGAGGCTGCAATGATAGCAATGAGGAGAGCCCTTGAGCAGGGAGTCCTCAAGGAGGGCATGAAGGCTGAAGAAATCAGAAGGATCGCCAAGGTTACAATGAAGGACTTCGAAGAAGCTCTCAAGAAGATAGGGCCTTCAGTAAGCAAGGAGACAATGGAGTACTACAGGAGGATCCAAGAACAGTTCAAGCAGGCTAGGGGCTGA
- a CDS encoding DUF835 domain-containing protein has translation MPTFEGIVSALEIILIFGMILVVGISAYFRSRFVSKFPELKMSYDLILSAFFIFLITDIIFGYTGYRVYLYQVEKGTVGRVILVAQTLYLTSTVLFLLGWFSILRATLGLSLPWKREKMLDIKPGVYIVFDKDAIGEFKKLDMRRLALTRDPWKLADEENVYWITKTQEDKVERRISPTNMEYMTQLMVNFMKATKDAKAILIDGLEYLIVENGFVPVFKMLTKIHDFAKRYDAIIFVPITRDVLEKRELALLKKEFEEK, from the coding sequence ATGCCCACATTTGAGGGTATCGTGTCAGCACTTGAAATAATATTGATATTTGGAATGATACTTGTGGTAGGTATATCCGCATATTTTAGATCAAGATTCGTATCAAAATTTCCAGAACTGAAGATGAGTTATGACCTAATACTTTCCGCATTTTTCATATTCTTAATCACAGACATTATTTTCGGATACACTGGATATAGAGTGTACCTCTACCAGGTTGAAAAGGGAACAGTTGGAAGAGTTATACTAGTTGCCCAGACTCTTTACCTCACCAGCACCGTACTATTCCTCCTGGGATGGTTTTCAATATTAAGAGCAACATTGGGCCTAAGTCTACCCTGGAAGAGGGAGAAAATGCTTGATATAAAACCGGGAGTTTACATAGTATTCGACAAAGACGCTATTGGAGAATTTAAGAAGCTAGATATGAGGAGATTAGCACTAACTAGAGATCCCTGGAAACTAGCGGATGAAGAAAATGTATACTGGATAACAAAAACGCAGGAAGACAAAGTTGAAAGAAGAATAAGCCCAACGAACATGGAGTATATGACTCAATTAATGGTGAACTTTATGAAAGCAACCAAAGATGCCAAGGCAATTCTCATAGATGGACTCGAATATTTAATAGTAGAAAATGGGTTCGTTCCAGTCTTTAAAATGCTCACCAAGATACATGATTTTGCAAAAAGGTACGATGCGATAATATTTGTTCCCATAACCAGAGACGTCCTCGAAAAGAGAGAGTTAGCATTATTAAAGAAAGAATTCGAAGAGAAATGA
- a CDS encoding Hsp20/alpha crystallin family protein, which yields MVRRRRWDIWDPFDLIREIQEEIDAMFDEFFSRPRFWTYRRWGEPEFYEERVGEVWREPFVDIFDRGDEFVITAELPGVRKEDIKVRVTDDAVYIEAVVKREKELEKEGAVRIERYFTGYRRVIRLPEEVIPEKAKAKYNNGVLEIRVPKKHPTKKEGEGFEVKIE from the coding sequence ATGGTGAGGAGAAGAAGGTGGGATATTTGGGATCCATTCGACCTAATAAGGGAAATACAAGAAGAAATTGATGCAATGTTTGATGAATTCTTCAGCAGACCAAGGTTCTGGACGTACAGAAGATGGGGGGAGCCAGAGTTCTATGAAGAGAGAGTCGGGGAAGTCTGGAGGGAGCCATTTGTTGATATCTTCGATAGGGGCGATGAGTTCGTAATAACGGCAGAGCTTCCAGGGGTTAGGAAGGAGGACATCAAAGTTAGGGTCACTGATGACGCGGTATACATAGAGGCAGTCGTGAAAAGGGAGAAGGAGCTTGAGAAGGAAGGGGCCGTGAGGATCGAGAGATACTTCACTGGTTACAGAAGGGTAATTAGGCTCCCAGAAGAGGTTATTCCAGAGAAGGCCAAGGCTAAGTACAATAATGGTGTCCTCGAAATTAGAGTTCCAAAGAAGCACCCAACGAAGAAGGAAGGAGAGGGCTTCGAAGTTAAAATTGAGTGA
- the albA gene encoding DNA-binding protein Alba, producing MTEEHVVYIGKKPVMNYVLAVITQFNEGAKEVVIKARGRAISRAVDVAEIVRNRFLKDTVDVKDIKIGTEELPTADGRTTNTSTIEIVLERKI from the coding sequence ATGACTGAGGAGCACGTTGTTTACATTGGAAAGAAGCCTGTTATGAACTATGTCCTTGCTGTGATAACCCAGTTCAACGAGGGTGCAAAGGAGGTCGTTATAAAGGCCCGTGGTAGGGCTATTAGCAGGGCAGTTGATGTTGCAGAGATAGTCAGGAACAGGTTCCTCAAGGACACTGTTGATGTTAAGGACATTAAGATCGGCACTGAGGAGCTCCCAACCGCAGATGGTAGGACTACAAACACCTCAACAATTGAGATCGTTCTTGAGAGGAAGATCTGA